From Methylopila sp. M107, a single genomic window includes:
- a CDS encoding cupin domain-containing protein, which produces MEIDRSGSRPSGKGPADWFTGQVRIDPLFDRAAPARVAGASVTFEPGARTAWHTHPLGQTLIVTAGLGWTQREGGPVEEIRPGDVVWFAPDERHWHGATETTGMTHIAIQEKLDGKAVDWLEHVSDADYVAK; this is translated from the coding sequence ATGGAAATCGACCGAAGCGGTTCGCGGCCCTCAGGCAAGGGACCGGCGGATTGGTTCACCGGACAGGTCCGCATCGACCCGCTGTTCGACCGCGCGGCGCCCGCCCGCGTCGCTGGCGCGAGCGTGACGTTCGAGCCCGGCGCCCGCACCGCCTGGCACACCCACCCGCTCGGCCAGACGCTGATCGTCACCGCAGGCCTTGGATGGACGCAGCGCGAGGGAGGTCCGGTCGAGGAAATCCGGCCGGGCGACGTGGTGTGGTTCGCGCCGGACGAAAGGCACTGGCACGGCGCGACGGAGACCACCGGCATGACGCACATCGCGATCCAGGAGAAGCTCGACGGCAAGGCCGTCGACTGGCTGGAGCATGTCAGCGACGCGGACTACGTCGCGAAGTAG
- a CDS encoding glycerophosphodiester phosphodiesterase family protein: protein MAGRLDWLTARPIAHRGLHDAGAGVVENTPAAVARAVKAGYGVEIDVRLSADGEAVVFHDATLDRLTEASGPVSALTVAELRRVAFRASSDRIFTLDECLDLVGGRQALVVEIKSGFDADMRIAARTADILNARGGPVVAESFDPRVLLELRRRAPKIPRGVVGEAFAADSSYWAGRLTRLQRFAARNLLHWPLTRPDFLSWDVNDLSRGSVRLARAIGVPVTSWTVLTPEDQARASLFADQIVFEGFRP, encoded by the coding sequence ATGGCCGGCCGGCTGGACTGGCTGACCGCCCGGCCGATCGCCCATCGCGGCCTGCATGACGCGGGCGCCGGCGTCGTGGAGAACACGCCGGCCGCGGTGGCCCGCGCCGTCAAGGCCGGCTACGGCGTCGAAATCGACGTCCGGCTGTCGGCCGACGGCGAGGCGGTCGTGTTCCACGACGCGACCCTTGACCGGCTGACCGAGGCGTCCGGCCCGGTCTCGGCCCTCACGGTTGCGGAGCTTCGCCGGGTCGCGTTCCGGGCGTCGTCCGACAGGATCTTCACGCTCGACGAATGCCTGGACCTCGTCGGCGGCCGACAGGCGCTCGTCGTCGAGATCAAGTCGGGCTTCGACGCCGACATGCGGATCGCCGCGCGGACCGCCGACATCCTGAACGCGCGCGGCGGACCGGTCGTGGCCGAATCGTTCGACCCGCGCGTGCTGCTCGAACTCCGCCGCCGCGCGCCGAAAATCCCACGCGGGGTCGTCGGCGAAGCGTTTGCGGCGGACAGTTCCTACTGGGCCGGCCGCCTCACCCGCCTGCAGCGGTTCGCCGCCCGAAACCTGCTGCATTGGCCCCTCACCCGGCCGGATTTCCTGTCCTGGGACGTGAACGACCTGTCTCGCGGCTCCGTCCGGCTTGCCCGGGCGATCGGGGTCCCGGTGACGAGCTGGACGGTCCTCACGCCGGAGGACCAGGCGCGCGCCTCGCTGTTCGCCGACCAGATCGTGTTCGAGGGCTTTCGGCCCTGA
- a CDS encoding cell envelope integrity EipB family protein, which produces MQTTTFSLRVAPVALALAAATVPAAANVRLAPHRAVYELALSENRGGSGVDQVRGRIVYEFKGDACDGYALTFRQVTEIASGEGQSNRSDLRSETWEDGAGKSFRFSAKNFLNDELNRDTDGKAEKGAEAVKVLLKKPKAGESAFEAGTLFPTEHLVKIIESAQRSDTLLAAPVYDGSEAGDKTYDTLTVIGKKADTPPPSLEEPAKKPELEKQDYWPVAVSYFERGKKLTGEQTPDYQMSFDLYANGVSRDLRINYGSFVLTGALKELEFLKPGKCER; this is translated from the coding sequence ATGCAGACGACGACTTTCAGCCTTCGCGTCGCGCCCGTGGCGCTCGCTCTCGCCGCGGCGACGGTTCCGGCAGCGGCCAATGTGCGGCTCGCGCCGCACCGCGCGGTCTACGAACTCGCCTTGAGCGAGAACCGGGGCGGCAGCGGCGTCGACCAGGTCCGCGGGCGCATCGTCTACGAGTTCAAGGGCGACGCTTGCGACGGCTACGCGCTGACCTTCCGGCAAGTGACCGAGATCGCGAGCGGCGAGGGCCAGAGCAACCGCTCGGACCTGCGGTCGGAGACGTGGGAAGACGGCGCTGGCAAGAGCTTTCGCTTCTCGGCCAAGAATTTCCTGAACGACGAACTGAACCGCGACACCGACGGCAAGGCGGAAAAAGGAGCCGAGGCCGTAAAAGTCCTGCTCAAGAAGCCGAAGGCCGGCGAGAGCGCGTTCGAGGCCGGCACGCTGTTCCCAACCGAGCATCTCGTGAAGATCATCGAGTCGGCGCAGCGCAGCGACACGCTGCTGGCGGCCCCGGTCTATGACGGCTCGGAAGCGGGCGACAAGACCTACGACACGCTGACCGTGATCGGGAAGAAGGCGGACACGCCGCCGCCTTCGCTCGAGGAGCCGGCCAAAAAGCCGGAACTCGAGAAGCAGGACTACTGGCCGGTCGCGGTCAGCTATTTCGAGCGCGGCAAGAAGCTGACGGGCGAGCAGACGCCCGACTACCAGATGAGCTTCGACCTCTACGCCAACGGCGTGAGCCGGGACCTGAGGATCAACTACGGCTCGTTCGTGCTCACCGGCGCGCTGAAGGAGCTGGAGTTCCTGAAGCCTGGCAAGTGCGAGCGGTAG
- a CDS encoding RidA family protein: protein MAGQIDTRLSELGVTLPDAPAPAANYVPTLISQGLLYVSGQLPNGPDGLVKGRLGDGLDVEAGQKAAKLCAINILAQARAALGDLERIGRIVKLTAFVASAPDFFDQPKVVNGASDFFVEALGDKGRHARSAVGVAALPLGVAVEIDAVIEIA, encoded by the coding sequence ATGGCCGGCCAAATCGACACCCGACTGAGCGAACTCGGCGTCACCCTCCCGGACGCGCCCGCGCCCGCGGCGAACTACGTCCCGACGCTGATCTCGCAAGGGCTCCTCTATGTCTCCGGCCAGCTGCCGAATGGCCCCGACGGGCTGGTCAAGGGACGGCTCGGCGACGGTCTCGACGTCGAAGCCGGCCAGAAGGCCGCAAAGCTCTGCGCCATCAACATCCTGGCGCAGGCGCGCGCCGCGCTCGGCGACCTGGAGCGGATCGGCCGTATCGTGAAGCTGACCGCCTTCGTCGCGTCGGCGCCGGACTTTTTCGACCAGCCCAAGGTCGTCAACGGCGCCTCGGACTTCTTCGTGGAGGCGCTGGGCGATAAGGGCCGCCACGCGCGCTCCGCGGTCGGCGTCGCGGCGCTGCCGCTTGGCGTCGCGGTCGAGATCGACGCCGTTATCGAGATCGCCTGA
- a CDS encoding response regulator, whose amino-acid sequence MPKTVLIVEDNELNMKLFHDLLEAHGYATIETRNGVEALDLARAHMPDLILMDIQLPEVSGLDVTKWLKEDERTRPIPVIAVTAFAMKGDEERIRGGGCEAYLSKPISVSKFLETVRHYLGEG is encoded by the coding sequence ATGCCCAAGACCGTCCTGATCGTCGAGGATAACGAACTCAACATGAAGCTCTTCCACGATCTGTTGGAAGCGCATGGTTACGCCACTATCGAAACGAGAAACGGCGTGGAGGCGCTCGATCTCGCGCGCGCCCACATGCCCGATCTTATCCTGATGGACATCCAGCTGCCGGAAGTTTCCGGGCTCGACGTCACGAAATGGCTCAAGGAAGACGAGCGTACCAGGCCGATTCCGGTGATCGCCGTGACGGCCTTCGCAATGAAGGGCGACGAGGAACGGATCCGTGGGGGCGGCTGCGAGGCCTATCTCTCGAAGCCGATCTCCGTGTCGAAGTTTCTGGAAACCGTCAGGCACTATCTCGGCGAAGGCTGA
- a CDS encoding DNA polymerase IV: MTTGGALGLCRDCLDHSVGGPRCTRCGSPRIVRHPALATMTVAHVDCDAFFASIEKRDDPSLADKPVIVGGGRRGVVSTCCYIARIRGVKSAMPMFKALKLCPDAVVVKPRFEKYVEASRAVKAKMLALTPLVEPLSIDEAFLDLAGTERVHHAPPAVALARFAKEVERDVGITVSIGMASNKFLAKIASEIDKPRGFAALSIDEAPAFLAPKPIGYLWGVGPAFAASLERDGLRTIGDLQRADPRDLARRHGEGGLRLSRLAFGKDDRRVNPDRERKSVGAESTFEDDIRDAEELAARLFRLCEKVAGRLRDSEIAGSVVTLKLKTADFRLRTRAHALPTPTRLAARIFEAARAMLKREADGTPYRLIGVSISELGPALDADPPDLERRHARLDAIETAVAQLRSKYGPGAVDRAFARKVPKP, translated from the coding sequence ATGACGACCGGCGGCGCTCTCGGGCTGTGCCGGGACTGCCTCGACCATTCCGTCGGCGGCCCCCGGTGTACGCGCTGCGGCAGCCCACGGATCGTACGGCACCCCGCTCTCGCTACGATGACGGTCGCGCATGTCGACTGCGACGCGTTCTTCGCCTCGATCGAGAAACGCGACGACCCGTCGCTCGCCGACAAGCCCGTCATCGTGGGCGGAGGACGGCGCGGGGTCGTTTCGACCTGCTGCTACATCGCGCGCATCCGCGGCGTGAAATCGGCCATGCCGATGTTCAAAGCGCTGAAGCTCTGTCCCGACGCGGTCGTGGTGAAGCCGCGTTTCGAAAAGTACGTCGAGGCGAGCCGGGCCGTGAAGGCCAAGATGCTTGCGCTGACCCCACTCGTCGAGCCGCTCTCGATCGACGAGGCGTTTCTCGACCTCGCGGGCACCGAGCGCGTGCATCACGCGCCGCCGGCCGTCGCGCTCGCGCGCTTCGCCAAAGAGGTCGAGCGCGACGTCGGCATCACGGTCTCGATCGGCATGGCGTCGAACAAGTTCCTGGCCAAGATCGCCTCCGAGATCGACAAGCCGCGCGGCTTTGCGGCGCTTTCCATCGACGAGGCGCCCGCCTTCCTGGCGCCGAAGCCGATCGGCTATCTCTGGGGCGTCGGCCCGGCGTTCGCCGCGTCGCTCGAACGCGACGGCCTCAGGACGATCGGGGACCTGCAGCGCGCCGACCCGCGCGACCTCGCCCGCCGCCACGGCGAGGGGGGCCTGCGGCTCTCCCGCCTCGCCTTCGGCAAGGACGACCGCAGGGTCAATCCGGATCGCGAACGCAAGAGCGTTGGGGCCGAATCGACCTTCGAGGACGACATTCGCGACGCCGAGGAGCTTGCCGCTCGGCTGTTTCGGCTCTGCGAGAAGGTCGCCGGACGGCTGCGCGACAGCGAGATCGCGGGCTCCGTGGTGACGCTCAAGCTCAAGACCGCCGACTTCCGCCTGCGCACCCGCGCCCATGCCCTGCCGACCCCGACGCGGCTCGCCGCGCGCATCTTCGAGGCCGCGCGCGCCATGCTGAAGCGCGAGGCGGACGGCACGCCCTATCGGCTGATCGGCGTCTCGATCTCCGAACTCGGGCCGGCGCTCGACGCCGATCCGCCCGATCTCGAGCGGCGCCACGCGCGACTCGACGCCATCGAGACGGCGGTGGCGCAGCTGCGCTCCAAATACGGCCCCGGCGCGGTCGACCGCGCCTTCGCACGAAAGGTCCCAAAGCCATGA
- a CDS encoding DUF3572 domain-containing protein encodes MPKTRAHSIDPQALATSALGFLAQDPERLGRFLALSGLDPANIRTASRNPNFLPSVLDHLMSDERLLIAFAETENLRPEAVGEARAALAGDPVHD; translated from the coding sequence ATGCCGAAAACCCGGGCCCATTCGATCGATCCACAGGCGCTCGCGACGAGCGCGCTCGGCTTCCTCGCGCAAGATCCGGAACGGCTTGGCCGGTTCCTCGCGCTGTCGGGCCTCGACCCCGCAAACATAAGGACCGCATCGCGCAACCCGAACTTCCTGCCATCGGTGCTCGATCACCTGATGAGCGACGAGCGGCTGTTGATCGCCTTCGCGGAAACCGAAAACCTGCGTCCCGAAGCGGTCGGAGAGGCGCGCGCCGCGCTCGCTGGAGATCCGGTTCATGACTGA
- a CDS encoding Hpt domain-containing protein, whose translation MTDPESTERQRAQARVAEIRSRFVAGLDDRLAELSELARSTGGPDGKDAWDRLRLGLHNLSGAAPTLGLADLGRGAGEIEEIAIGRRRPDGGLSADDAGHVAELVLALGSRAGSR comes from the coding sequence ATGACCGATCCTGAATCAACGGAGCGTCAGCGCGCGCAGGCGCGGGTCGCCGAAATCCGGTCGCGTTTCGTCGCCGGCCTCGACGACCGCCTCGCCGAGTTGAGCGAGCTCGCCCGATCGACCGGCGGCCCCGACGGCAAGGACGCCTGGGACCGGCTGCGCCTTGGGCTCCACAACCTGTCGGGCGCCGCGCCGACGCTCGGCCTTGCCGACCTCGGCCGTGGCGCCGGCGAGATCGAGGAGATCGCGATCGGACGGCGACGGCCGGACGGCGGACTGTCGGCCGATGACGCAGGACATGTGGCCGAACTGGTGCTTGCGCTCGGGTCGCGGGCGGGCTCGCGGTAG
- a CDS encoding M15 family metallopeptidase: MSVSRPRGLAQLIAAAAGLALSGAASADGVDRLIRAYPDQLDRRDGNELIWKDGARMTIDDGVKKSREDLLAKPDIDDMFAYPYPTGFPKTPPDADPGRIRNEAFFKKLYGDCQAGGVTKQLVSIDWLPRHKGGRVSLTRALGVDKRLKAVSDELDSLPEPLIRYLIPSAGTYNCRVIAGTTQPSAHGYGIAIDLNTRFSDYWRWSKGGYRNQIPPEIVEIFERHGFIWGGKWAHFDTMHFEFRPELLGD, encoded by the coding sequence ATGAGCGTCTCCCGGCCCCGCGGCCTTGCGCAGCTGATCGCCGCCGCCGCGGGCCTTGCGCTGTCGGGCGCGGCGAGCGCCGACGGCGTCGACCGGCTGATCCGCGCCTATCCGGACCAGCTCGACCGCCGCGACGGAAACGAGCTGATCTGGAAGGACGGCGCGCGCATGACGATCGATGACGGCGTGAAGAAATCACGCGAAGACCTGCTCGCAAAGCCCGACATCGACGACATGTTCGCCTATCCCTACCCGACGGGCTTTCCGAAAACCCCGCCCGACGCCGACCCGGGACGCATCCGCAACGAGGCGTTCTTCAAGAAGCTCTATGGCGACTGCCAAGCCGGCGGCGTCACGAAACAACTGGTCAGCATCGACTGGCTGCCGCGCCACAAGGGCGGACGTGTCTCGCTCACGAGGGCGCTCGGCGTCGACAAGCGGCTGAAGGCCGTGTCGGACGAGCTCGACTCCCTGCCCGAGCCGCTGATCCGCTACCTGATCCCGTCGGCCGGCACGTATAATTGCCGCGTCATCGCGGGCACGACGCAGCCGAGCGCCCACGGCTACGGGATCGCGATCGACCTCAACACGCGGTTCAGCGACTACTGGCGCTGGAGCAAGGGCGGCTATCGCAACCAGATCCCGCCCGAGATCGTCGAGATCTTCGAGCGCCACGGCTTCATCTGGGGCGGCAAGTGGGCGCATTTCGACACGATGCATTTCGAGTTCCGGCCTGAGCTGCTGGGCGATTGA